From a single Nitrogeniibacter mangrovi genomic region:
- the ftsX gene encoding permease-like cell division protein FtsX, which translates to MRAWFYQHRKAGIHALGRLFRQPLGTILSALVVGIALALPAGGFVLVDNVGSLARGVTGSPEISLYLALDATDADVAAIETRLRDTKELTGFQFVARDAALKQLADNGLADVLEGLPQNPLPHAFIITPASDDPQLFDTLKARFSQWPKVDHVQLDAAWVQRLHALLGLAELGVSLLAALLAAALVIITFNTIRLQILTQRAEIEVTRLLGATDQFIRRPFYWLGCLQGLLGGLIAWGIVTLGIALLRPPVEELASAYGAVFSLGGPSPAQTATLLAVAIALGWLGTALSVRRHLNEIG; encoded by the coding sequence ATGCGTGCCTGGTTCTACCAACATCGCAAGGCCGGCATCCATGCGCTCGGGCGCCTGTTCCGGCAGCCGCTGGGCACGATCCTGTCCGCGCTCGTGGTGGGCATCGCCCTGGCGCTTCCGGCCGGCGGCTTCGTCCTGGTCGACAACGTCGGCTCGCTGGCGCGGGGCGTGACCGGCAGCCCGGAGATCAGCCTCTATCTCGCCCTGGACGCGACCGACGCGGACGTGGCGGCCATCGAGACCCGCCTGCGCGACACCAAGGAGCTGACTGGCTTCCAGTTCGTCGCGCGCGACGCGGCCCTGAAGCAGCTGGCCGACAACGGGCTCGCCGACGTCCTCGAGGGGCTGCCGCAGAACCCCCTGCCACACGCCTTCATCATCACCCCCGCCAGTGACGACCCCCAGCTGTTCGACACGCTCAAGGCGCGCTTCAGCCAGTGGCCCAAGGTGGATCATGTCCAGCTCGACGCGGCCTGGGTGCAGCGCCTGCACGCGCTGCTCGGGCTGGCGGAGCTCGGCGTCTCGCTGCTGGCCGCGCTGCTCGCGGCGGCGCTGGTGATCATCACCTTCAACACCATCCGGTTGCAGATCCTGACCCAGCGTGCCGAGATCGAAGTCACCCGGCTGTTGGGCGCCACCGACCAGTTCATCCGCCGCCCCTTCTACTGGCTCGGCTGCCTTCAGGGTCTGCTCGGCGGGCTGATTGCCTGGGGCATCGTCACCCTCGGCATCGCGTTGCTCAGGCCGCCGGTCGAGGAACTGGCCTCGGCCTACGGCGCGGTGTTCTCCCTGGGCGGACCGTCTCCGGCCCAGACCGCCACCCTGCTGGCGGTCGCGATTGCGCTGGGCTGGCTGGGCACCGCGCTGTCGGTCCGTCGCCACCTGAACGAAATCGGCTGA
- a CDS encoding CHASE domain-containing protein, producing the protein MLAPVLRHPRGTFLLALAYAVLGGVGLAMAIPPGYASPIFPAAGLALAATLWSDRRLLPGVWLGSFALNTSLAAWQGHLSVLTVVTAAGIGLGALLQAAIGDWLIRRARQVHWRSLLTERETLLFLALGGPAACLVSATIGTSTLITAEVITPAQAGYTWWSWYVGDTIGVLVFAPLALVLLLRREADWRDRVRTVVPPMAIVLIAISAVFYAAAQWEAQSQDDTLSGYGERLARLLENRLIAHREILASIARIEELQPDMPAADFDYLTRSTLAANPDLSALSFNPAVKHADRAAFEAHMALRTGRPDFHITERAPGGQLVPAKMRDHYVPVGYLAPVTGNEAALGFDIASEPMRAAALAQATRTGHIVLTAPIHLVQAGNGDSLGVLALTPAYQGRSPGEPGAPTGFAVAVLKMDHLVDIATRKRLTPGLEFVLRDVRAPVGHQLLYRSNRDLQVDTTAGWRTHVNVDAADWELIIHPTAAYQAAHRPWLAWLVGVGGMGLAALLQTLLFGMTGRTALVRNVVRQQTDQIREKNAALARSEELLRDAIDAIGEAFVIYDPDDRLIYCNDRYRELYQESAGMIREGERFEDILRYGAERGQYAEANGRIDAWIEERLAAHRVGDTDLVQPLGNGGWLRIRERKTSTGHTVGFRVDITELVEARQAAERANQAKSQFLATMSHELRTPLNGILGMAQLLQMPDLDDTERQEYIQTILESGNTLLALLNDILDLSKIEAGRLELHSARFDPVALVDDVAALFGPSARQKGLRLSARWNGPLDARYEGDATRIRQILTNLINNAVKFTDTGQVEIDGEEYTHDAQSATLRFTVADTGPGIATDQLSGLFQPFTQLDGSLTRRFGGTGLGLSIVRRLARMMDGEAGVDSTEGAGARFWFTVRVARATPTDGDDAAPGLPTTTPALPRSGHILVVEDNETNRRVVQSMLARLGVDAAFATNGQEAVARATADTRRPSLILMDCQMPIMDGLEAARRICQWEHEHGHPHVPIVALTAAAFAEDRDRCLAAGMDDYLSKPLDMARLDTVLRHWLSAPHTTVAPPPAAAPTADTGGVPTVIDRPSLEARYSRDEDLICCALDSYLEEWESLIDAVAHGIRNDSAKETHRAAHSLKGVAAAISGITLGALARELEITAGAGELDRVAAHLDQLRDAARALARAAQALRDEIST; encoded by the coding sequence TTGCTAGCGCCCGTCCTGCGACATCCGCGCGGGACGTTCCTGCTCGCCCTGGCATATGCGGTACTCGGCGGGGTCGGGCTGGCCATGGCCATTCCACCGGGCTACGCCAGCCCGATCTTCCCGGCGGCCGGTCTCGCGCTCGCCGCGACCCTGTGGTCGGATCGGCGTCTGCTGCCCGGCGTCTGGCTCGGCTCCTTTGCCCTCAACACCTCACTGGCCGCATGGCAGGGTCACCTTTCCGTGCTCACGGTCGTCACCGCGGCCGGCATCGGACTCGGCGCGCTCCTGCAGGCCGCCATCGGCGACTGGCTTATCCGCCGCGCCCGCCAGGTGCACTGGCGCAGCCTGCTCACCGAGCGCGAAACCCTGCTCTTTCTCGCCCTCGGCGGCCCCGCCGCCTGCCTCGTCTCCGCGACGATCGGCACCAGCACCCTGATCACCGCCGAGGTCATCACCCCGGCCCAGGCGGGTTACACCTGGTGGAGCTGGTACGTGGGCGACACCATCGGTGTCCTCGTGTTCGCTCCACTCGCCCTGGTGCTGCTGCTACGCCGCGAGGCCGATTGGCGCGATCGCGTCCGCACCGTCGTGCCGCCGATGGCCATCGTGCTGATCGCCATTTCGGCCGTGTTCTACGCCGCCGCGCAATGGGAAGCACAATCCCAGGACGACACGCTCAGCGGCTATGGCGAACGTCTGGCACGACTGCTCGAGAACCGTCTCATCGCCCACCGCGAGATCCTCGCCTCCATCGCCCGGATCGAAGAGCTCCAACCGGACATGCCTGCGGCGGATTTCGACTACCTGACCCGAAGCACCCTCGCCGCCAATCCGGACCTGAGCGCACTCAGTTTCAATCCGGCCGTCAAGCATGCGGATCGTGCCGCCTTCGAAGCCCACATGGCCCTGCGCACCGGCCGCCCCGATTTTCACATCACCGAACGCGCCCCCGGCGGACAGCTGGTGCCCGCGAAGATGCGCGATCACTATGTGCCGGTCGGCTACCTTGCCCCCGTCACCGGCAATGAAGCCGCACTGGGTTTCGATATCGCCTCCGAACCGATGCGTGCCGCAGCGCTGGCCCAGGCCACCCGCACCGGTCACATCGTGCTGACCGCCCCGATCCATCTCGTGCAGGCCGGAAACGGCGACAGTCTCGGCGTTCTCGCGCTCACGCCGGCCTACCAAGGCCGCAGCCCAGGGGAGCCCGGCGCGCCGACCGGTTTTGCCGTGGCGGTGCTCAAAATGGATCATCTGGTCGACATCGCCACCCGCAAACGCCTGACTCCGGGGCTCGAATTCGTGCTGCGCGACGTCCGCGCCCCGGTGGGCCACCAGTTGCTGTATCGCTCCAACCGCGACCTGCAGGTCGACACCACGGCGGGCTGGCGCACCCACGTCAATGTGGATGCCGCCGACTGGGAGCTGATCATTCACCCGACCGCCGCCTATCAGGCCGCGCACCGCCCATGGCTGGCCTGGCTGGTCGGCGTGGGCGGCATGGGACTGGCGGCCCTGCTGCAAACGCTGTTGTTCGGCATGACCGGCCGGACCGCACTGGTCCGGAACGTCGTCCGCCAGCAAACCGACCAAATCCGGGAAAAGAACGCCGCACTGGCGCGCAGCGAGGAATTGCTTCGGGACGCCATCGACGCCATCGGCGAAGCCTTCGTCATCTACGACCCCGACGACCGCCTGATCTACTGCAACGATCGCTACCGCGAGCTGTATCAGGAATCTGCCGGGATGATCCGCGAGGGCGAACGCTTCGAGGACATCCTCCGCTACGGGGCCGAACGCGGCCAGTATGCCGAGGCCAACGGCCGCATTGACGCCTGGATCGAGGAGCGCCTGGCCGCCCACCGCGTCGGCGACACCGACCTGGTCCAGCCGCTGGGCAACGGTGGCTGGCTGCGCATTCGCGAGCGCAAGACCTCCACCGGCCACACCGTAGGCTTCCGCGTGGATATCACCGAACTGGTCGAAGCCCGGCAGGCAGCGGAGCGCGCCAATCAGGCCAAGAGCCAGTTCCTCGCCACCATGTCGCACGAGTTGCGCACCCCGCTCAACGGCATCCTCGGCATGGCCCAACTGCTCCAGATGCCCGATCTGGACGACACCGAGCGGCAGGAGTACATCCAGACCATCCTCGAGTCGGGCAACACACTGCTGGCCCTGCTCAACGACATCCTCGATCTGTCCAAGATCGAGGCGGGCCGCCTCGAGCTCCATTCGGCCCGATTCGATCCGGTCGCCCTCGTCGACGACGTCGCAGCCCTGTTCGGCCCCAGCGCGCGGCAAAAGGGGTTGCGCCTGAGCGCGCGCTGGAACGGCCCCCTCGATGCGCGCTACGAAGGCGACGCGACACGTATCCGTCAGATCCTGACGAATCTCATCAACAACGCCGTCAAGTTCACCGACACCGGCCAGGTCGAGATCGACGGCGAAGAATACACACACGACGCCCAGTCCGCGACACTCCGGTTCACGGTGGCCGACACCGGCCCGGGCATCGCCACCGATCAGCTCTCGGGCCTGTTCCAGCCCTTTACCCAGCTCGATGGCTCGCTCACGCGCCGATTCGGCGGCACCGGCCTCGGCCTGTCGATCGTGCGCCGGCTGGCGCGGATGATGGATGGCGAGGCCGGCGTCGACAGCACGGAAGGCGCCGGGGCACGCTTCTGGTTCACGGTGCGCGTCGCCCGGGCCACGCCCACGGATGGCGACGATGCGGCCCCGGGCCTGCCAACCACAACACCTGCCCTGCCGCGGTCGGGCCACATCCTGGTGGTCGAGGACAATGAAACCAACCGCCGGGTCGTCCAGTCCATGCTCGCCCGCCTTGGCGTCGACGCCGCCTTCGCCACCAACGGCCAGGAAGCCGTCGCCCGCGCCACCGCCGACACCCGGCGTCCATCCCTCATTCTCATGGACTGCCAGATGCCGATCATGGATGGCCTGGAAGCGGCGCGGCGCATCTGCCAATGGGAACACGAACACGGCCACCCCCACGTCCCCATCGTCGCGCTGACCGCAGCGGCCTTCGCCGAAGACCGGGATCGCTGCCTGGCCGCCGGTATGGACGACTACCTGAGCAAACCCCTGGACATGGCCCGACTCGATACCGTCCTGCGTCACTGGCTCAGTGCACCGCACACAACCGTCGCGCCTCCTCCGGCGGCGGCACCCACCGCCGACACCGGTGGCGTGCCCACCGTCATCGACCGCCCCTCCCTGGAAGCCCGCTACAGCCGTGATGAAGACTTGATCTGCTGCGCGCTCGACAGCTATCTGGAAGAATGGGAATCGCTCATCGACGCGGTCGCTCACGGGATCCGGAACGACAGCGCCAAAGAAACCCACCGCGCCGCACATTCCCTCAAAGGCGTCGCCGCCGCCATCTCGGGCATCACCCTCGGCGCCCTGGCCAGGGAACTGGAGATCACGGCGGGTGCCGGCGAGCTCGACCGGGTCGCCGCCCACCTCGACCAGCTGCGAGATGCGGCCCGCGCACTCGCCCGGGCCGCTCAAGCCCTGCGCGACGAAATCTCGACCTGA
- a CDS encoding sodium:solute symporter family protein, translating into MPSNSGFTRQLRRYYSWYTGGFIVFVLLLAVGEHLGLSHRVIGHLFLFATIAIYAGIGVMSRTADVSEYYVAGRRVPAIFNGMATAADWMSAASFIGLAGTLYFSGFEGLAFVTGWTGGYVLVALLLAPYLRRFGQYTIPDFLGARYEGNVARIVGLAATILASFVYVVAQIYGVGLIASRFVGVEFEIGLFVGLAGILVCSFLGGMRAVTWTQVAQYVILIIAYLTPVVILSYKITGVPVPQIVYGKVLKSLGEKEQALRNDPLEIEVRSQYRALAKAYQRKIEHLPQSLEAERRILNARLDELRLGNGSARDVAHAERALRDLPRTPDEARTQWRAAQDEALERSLPPPFHAQAFAADTPEGRDAARRNFLALVFVLMVGTAALPHLLMRYYTTPGVAEARRSVLWSLGFITLLFITAPAYAVFAKWEVYSKLVGSSIAFLPDWVASWGKVGMVSISDLNGDGILQLAELKLNTDVIVLATPEIAGLPYVVTGLVAAGGLAAALSTADGLLLTISNALSHDFYFKVINPQATTQRRLVISKSQLLLVAAVAAWVASLRPDNILFMVGLAFSIAASAFFPALVLGIFWKRANKWGAVAGMISGLGITLYYVGQTHPFFHGAMTHAWFGIEPISAGVFGVPLGFVVVIVVSLLTPPPPPEVQALVDFVRYPGMPDPMSR; encoded by the coding sequence ATGCCGAGCAATTCGGGCTTTACGAGGCAACTGCGGCGCTACTACAGCTGGTATACCGGCGGCTTCATCGTCTTCGTGCTCTTGCTGGCGGTGGGCGAGCATCTCGGTCTGTCGCACCGGGTCATCGGCCACCTGTTCCTGTTTGCGACCATCGCCATCTACGCCGGCATCGGGGTCATGAGCCGCACCGCCGACGTGTCCGAGTACTACGTGGCGGGCCGGCGCGTTCCGGCGATCTTCAACGGCATGGCCACTGCGGCCGACTGGATGAGCGCGGCCTCCTTCATCGGTCTGGCCGGCACCCTGTACTTTTCCGGTTTCGAAGGGCTCGCCTTCGTCACCGGATGGACCGGCGGCTACGTCCTCGTCGCCTTGCTCCTGGCGCCCTATCTGCGCCGCTTCGGGCAGTACACCATTCCCGATTTTCTCGGCGCGCGCTACGAGGGCAACGTCGCCCGCATCGTCGGCCTCGCCGCCACCATCCTGGCGAGCTTCGTCTACGTGGTGGCGCAGATCTACGGCGTCGGCCTGATCGCCAGCCGCTTCGTCGGCGTGGAGTTCGAGATCGGCCTGTTCGTCGGTCTCGCCGGCATCCTCGTGTGCTCCTTCCTCGGTGGCATGCGCGCGGTGACCTGGACCCAGGTCGCCCAGTACGTGATCCTCATCATCGCCTACCTCACCCCGGTGGTGATCCTCTCCTACAAGATCACCGGGGTTCCCGTGCCCCAGATCGTCTACGGCAAGGTGCTCAAGAGCCTCGGCGAGAAGGAGCAGGCGCTGCGCAACGACCCGCTCGAAATCGAGGTGCGCAGTCAGTACCGGGCGCTGGCGAAGGCCTACCAGCGCAAGATCGAGCATCTGCCCCAGTCGCTCGAGGCCGAGCGCCGCATCCTCAACGCCCGGCTCGACGAACTGCGCCTGGGCAACGGGTCGGCCCGGGACGTCGCCCATGCCGAACGCGCCCTGCGCGACCTGCCGCGCACCCCCGACGAGGCGCGCACCCAGTGGCGTGCCGCGCAGGACGAGGCGCTCGAGCGATCCCTGCCGCCGCCCTTCCATGCGCAGGCCTTCGCCGCCGACACACCGGAGGGCCGCGACGCGGCGCGGCGCAACTTCCTCGCCCTGGTGTTCGTCCTCATGGTCGGCACCGCCGCGCTGCCACATCTGCTCATGCGCTACTACACTACGCCGGGCGTGGCCGAGGCGCGCCGCTCGGTGCTGTGGTCGCTCGGTTTCATCACCCTGTTGTTCATCACCGCGCCGGCCTATGCGGTGTTCGCCAAATGGGAGGTCTACAGCAAGCTGGTGGGCAGCAGCATCGCCTTCCTGCCCGATTGGGTGGCCTCCTGGGGCAAGGTGGGCATGGTCAGCATCAGCGACCTCAACGGCGACGGCATCTTGCAGCTGGCGGAGCTGAAGCTCAACACCGATGTCATCGTGCTGGCCACCCCGGAGATCGCGGGCCTGCCCTACGTCGTGACCGGGCTGGTCGCCGCCGGCGGCCTCGCCGCCGCCCTGTCCACCGCCGACGGGCTGCTGCTGACCATCTCCAACGCCCTGTCGCACGACTTCTATTTCAAGGTCATCAATCCGCAGGCGACCACCCAGCGGCGCCTGGTGATCTCGAAATCCCAGCTCCTGCTGGTGGCGGCGGTGGCCGCGTGGGTAGCCTCGCTGCGCCCCGACAACATCCTCTTCATGGTCGGCCTGGCCTTTTCCATCGCCGCCTCCGCCTTCTTTCCGGCGCTGGTGCTCGGCATCTTCTGGAAGCGGGCCAACAAGTGGGGCGCGGTCGCCGGCATGATCAGCGGTCTGGGCATCACGCTCTACTACGTGGGCCAGACCCACCCCTTCTTCCACGGCGCCATGACCCATGCCTGGTTCGGCATCGAGCCCATTTCGGCCGGTGTGTTCGGGGTGCCCCTCGGCTTTGTGGTGGTGATCGTCGTCAGCCTGCTGACCCCGCCACCGCCCCCGGAAGTCCAGGCACTGGTCGACTTCGTGCGCTACCCGGGCATGCCCGACCCGATGTCACGCTGA
- a CDS encoding 3'-5' exonuclease, giving the protein MSPKGRMVVAVLAASMAVLVAFLATGWVIWADLSPEEQAVLDPILSPRSGLIGAMVVLAMIAAAAVARDLHRRFIAVPARLAEDARTLLAAEPARRLTPDGGGETRQFIDIINQLADQRQGLQEHVEQRVTEARRTVEEEKNRLAALMSELSQSVVVCNLDGRILLYNNRARLQFRALSEAPGAAGGGELIGLGRSIYAVMDRHLIAHALENIQDRLRKNASQPVTNFVTTTRAGQLLRVQMAPVLGAGDTPAERPVSGFILMLDNITRAIENEARRDEILHTLTEGNRAALANVRAAAEMLDYEDLDDALRQRFRSVIRDEVRAMSDRLESSAAEFANSLKARWQLEEMLGADLVAAAQRRVESRLSLRTKVEEVDEQLWVKVDSFSLLQAVTYLASRLSDEFEIRELRFRLVGGGRLVHLDLIWSGQAMSTETVMHWELEPMRFAGENSPLTVRDVIERHDGEMWLEREKVRHRAFFRVALPSVAPQEEVEEDVYLRSESRPEYYDFDLFSWSERGHALDDRPLAELAYTVFDTETTGLNPSKGDEIIQIGAARILNGKVLHSDTFEQLVDPQRSLPPESSKIHGITPDMLVGQPVIAKVLPAFHAFVEDTVLVAHNAAFDMRFLQLKEAATGLRFDQPVLDTLLLSAVIHPNQDSHRLEAIAERFGVTIIGRHTAMGDAIVTAEVFLKMIPLLAEKGVHTLGQAREAAEKTYYARLKY; this is encoded by the coding sequence ATGAGCCCGAAGGGGCGCATGGTGGTGGCGGTGCTGGCGGCGAGCATGGCGGTGCTGGTCGCCTTCCTCGCGACCGGCTGGGTGATCTGGGCCGATCTGTCTCCCGAGGAGCAGGCGGTGCTCGACCCCATCCTCTCACCCCGGTCCGGCCTGATCGGCGCCATGGTGGTGCTCGCGATGATCGCGGCGGCGGCCGTGGCGCGGGATCTGCACCGGCGTTTCATCGCCGTGCCGGCGCGTCTGGCGGAGGACGCCCGCACCTTGCTGGCCGCGGAGCCTGCGCGGCGGCTCACCCCCGACGGCGGCGGCGAGACGCGCCAGTTCATCGACATCATCAACCAGCTGGCCGATCAGCGCCAGGGGCTGCAGGAGCATGTCGAGCAGCGCGTGACCGAGGCGCGCCGGACCGTGGAGGAGGAGAAGAACCGTCTCGCGGCGCTCATGTCGGAGCTGAGCCAGAGCGTGGTGGTGTGCAATCTGGACGGGCGCATCCTGCTCTACAACAACCGCGCCCGGCTGCAGTTCCGTGCCCTGTCCGAGGCGCCCGGTGCGGCGGGCGGGGGCGAGCTGATCGGCCTCGGGCGCTCCATCTACGCGGTCATGGATCGGCATCTGATCGCCCATGCGCTCGAGAACATCCAGGACCGCCTGCGCAAGAACGCCAGCCAGCCGGTCACCAACTTTGTCACCACGACACGGGCGGGGCAGTTGCTGCGCGTGCAGATGGCGCCGGTCCTCGGCGCTGGCGACACGCCTGCCGAGCGGCCGGTCTCGGGCTTCATCCTGATGCTCGACAACATTACCCGTGCCATCGAGAACGAGGCGCGGCGCGACGAGATCCTGCACACCCTCACCGAAGGCAATCGCGCCGCGCTCGCCAACGTGCGCGCGGCCGCCGAGATGCTCGACTACGAGGATCTGGACGATGCCTTGCGCCAGCGCTTCCGCAGTGTGATCCGAGACGAGGTGCGCGCCATGAGCGATCGTCTCGAGTCGAGCGCGGCGGAGTTCGCCAACTCCCTCAAGGCGCGCTGGCAGCTCGAGGAGATGCTCGGCGCCGATCTGGTGGCGGCCGCGCAGCGGCGGGTGGAAAGCCGCCTGTCCCTGCGTACCAAGGTCGAGGAGGTGGACGAGCAGCTGTGGGTCAAGGTGGACAGCTTCTCCCTGCTGCAGGCGGTCACTTACCTCGCCAGTCGTCTGTCGGATGAGTTCGAGATCCGGGAGTTGCGCTTCCGCCTGGTCGGGGGTGGACGCCTGGTGCACCTGGACCTGATCTGGTCGGGTCAGGCGATGAGTACCGAGACGGTCATGCACTGGGAACTCGAGCCGATGCGTTTCGCTGGCGAAAACAGTCCGCTGACCGTGCGTGACGTGATCGAGCGTCACGACGGCGAGATGTGGCTGGAGCGCGAGAAGGTGCGCCACCGCGCCTTCTTCCGCGTCGCGCTGCCCTCGGTGGCGCCGCAGGAGGAGGTCGAGGAGGACGTCTACCTGCGCAGCGAGTCTCGCCCGGAATACTACGACTTCGACCTGTTTTCCTGGTCGGAGCGGGGGCATGCCCTCGACGACCGGCCGCTGGCCGAACTGGCCTACACCGTCTTCGATACCGAGACCACCGGACTCAATCCCTCCAAGGGGGACGAGATCATCCAGATCGGCGCGGCGCGGATCCTCAACGGCAAGGTGCTGCACAGCGACACCTTCGAGCAGCTGGTCGACCCGCAACGCAGTCTGCCGCCCGAGTCGTCCAAGATCCATGGCATCACGCCCGACATGCTCGTCGGTCAGCCGGTCATCGCCAAGGTGCTGCCCGCCTTCCACGCCTTTGTCGAGGACACGGTACTGGTCGCCCACAACGCCGCCTTCGACATGCGCTTCCTCCAGCTCAAGGAGGCAGCGACCGGGCTGCGCTTCGACCAGCCGGTGCTCGACACCTTGCTGCTCTCGGCGGTGATCCATCCGAACCAGGACAGTCACCGGCTCGAGGCCATCGCCGAGCGTTTCGGCGTCACCATCATCGGACGGCACACCGCCATGGGTGACGCCATCGTCACCGCGGAAGTGTTCCTGAAGATGATTCCGCTGCTGGCGGAAAAGGGCGTCCACACCCTCGGCCAGGCGCGCGAGGCGGCCGAGAAGACCTACTACGCACGACTCAAGTACTGA
- a CDS encoding response regulator transcription factor gives MSDTKKILIADDEENIVISLEFLMKREGFEVLVASDGEEALARIRNDAPDLVLLDVMMPKKSGFDVCQEVRADPAIADTRILMLTAKGRDTEVAKGLALGADAYMTKPFSTKELVEQVHSMLGVTR, from the coding sequence ATGAGCGATACGAAAAAGATACTGATTGCGGACGATGAGGAAAACATCGTCATCTCGCTGGAGTTCCTCATGAAGCGGGAGGGCTTCGAGGTGCTCGTTGCCAGCGATGGCGAGGAGGCGCTGGCGCGCATCCGCAACGATGCGCCGGATCTGGTGCTGCTCGATGTCATGATGCCGAAGAAGAGCGGCTTCGATGTGTGCCAGGAGGTGCGCGCCGATCCGGCGATCGCCGATACCCGCATCCTGATGCTGACCGCCAAGGGGCGCGATACCGAGGTGGCCAAGGGGCTGGCGCTGGGGGCGGACGCCTACATGACCAAACCGTTTTCGACGAAGGAGCTGGTCGAACAAGTACACAGCATGCTCGGGGTCACTCGATGA